A genomic segment from Spinacia oleracea cultivar Varoflay chromosome 3, BTI_SOV_V1, whole genome shotgun sequence encodes:
- the LOC130469675 gene encoding uncharacterized protein, protein MAATYLIHDFNSSRKDWKIKVRVSRLIDVVNFRKQNSLISLDMVLIEEEGDYVHASIKSNFVQHFRPKLTEGKIYTIRYFSVQPNKEQYRIVGDNKIMIQFFQNTVVRAVGNIDKIPMHRFDCVQLQHLNKFLLKTTHFLVYVVGMVVIEVGDSIEIEDQWGQRAQLKIWSNCFAEYSQQKTQFGDSTKPFVVVVTSIMVKEFLGKINLTTSPSTKIYINLYVPEVRKLKDIWSEKLETTTIGQLEVQRTGVTPEEIIPKTIDISTLIDHIQKTVEKDLIFYCKTKVTKIMGENSWYYISCPGCKKRVTPRLKDFYCITCEKSIERPIPRYRIELGVDDHTGSTIFVLFDEVAKNLIGQDASALFEAHIYQKANEKYDDSDNEDDTEIPKLIENIIGREFVFKVKITAFNRKTARQSFTDKEDTPKDKEVIPTEIGKRLHDNVDSDDDDSINQTSKKSKV, encoded by the exons ATGGCCGCTACTTATTTGATCCATGATTTCAATTCGAGCAGGAAAGACTGGAAAATAAAAGTTCGTGTTTCGCGCTTGATTGATGTGGTGAATTTCCGCAAACaaaatagtttaattagtttgGACATGGTGCTCATCGAAGAAGAG GGTGATTATGTGCATGCCTCAATTAAATCAAATTTTGTCCAGCACTTTCGTCCAAAATTAACTGAGGGAAAAATCTATACAATCAGATATTTTTCGGTCCAACCTAATAAGGAACAATATCGTATTGTTGGCGACAATAAGATAATGATACAGttttttcaaaataccgttGTTAGGGCCGTTGGGAATATAGATAAGATCCCAATGCATCGATTTGATTGTGTACAGTTACAACACTTGAATAAGTTTTTGTTAAAAACTACTCACTTCCTGGTAT aTGTCGTTGGTATGGTTGTGATTGAAGTTGGAGATTCTATCGAAATAGAAGACCAATG GGGACAACGAGCCCAATTAAAAATTTGGAGCAACTGTTTTGCTGAATATTCCCAACAAAAAACCCAATTTGGTGATTCTACTAAGCCTTTTGTTGTAGTTGTTACGTCTATCATGGTAAAAGAATTTTTAG GTAAAATTAATCTAACCACTTCACCATCAACCAAGATATATATAAATCTTTATGTTCCGGAGGTTCGTAAATTGAAAGACATATGGAG TGAAAAGTTAGAAACTACAACTATTGGACAACTTGAAGTACAACGTACTGGTGTGACACCAGAAGAAATTATCCCTAAAACAATTGATATCTCTACTCTCATCGATCATATCCAGAAAACTGTTGAAAAG GATTTAATCTTCTACTGTAAGACTAAAGTTACTAAAATCATGGGTGAAAATAGCTGGTATTATATCTCATGCCCGGGTTGTAAAAAACGCGTCACTCCAAGATTAAAAGACTTTTATTGCATCACTTGCGAGAAATCTATTGAAAGGCCAATACCAAG GTACCGTATAGAACTTGGAGTTGATGATCACACTGGATCAacaatatttgttttatttgatGAAGTAGCTAAGAATTTAATTGGACAAGACGCAAGTGCTCTTTTTGAGGCTCATATCTATCAAAAG GCTAATGAAAAATATGACGATAGCGACAATGAGGATGATACAGAAATACCAAAACTGATTGAAAATATCATAGGGAGAGAATTCGTTTTTAAAGTTAAAATCACTGCTTTTAACCGTAAAACAGCGCGACAAAGTTTCACA GACAAGGAAGATACACCAAAAGACAAGGAAGTCATACCTACAGAAATTGGAAAACGTCTTCATGATAATGTTGACTCGGATGATGACGATTCTATCAATCAAACATCAAAAAAGTCAAAG GTTTAA